In the Acidobacteriota bacterium genome, ACGTCAGCTGGACGAACCAGCACCTCGTCTGACGGTTGCTGGCAGGCCACCCGAATGAACCCGTTCTCGGTCAGCGGGCAGGTCGCCCACCCCTCGTGTCGATGATCGGCGAACCAATTGTGCGCCGCGTCGTGGTGGATATGGTCGGGAAAAAAGAGCGCCACCAGCACGTTCACGTCGAGCAGTGAGACGCGCGCCGTGGCCATGGTGCTACTCGTCGCGCAGCCGATTGACGGCCGCCATCGTCAGCGGCGGCGACCCGGCCTTGCGCCCGAGCAACGGCACGCCGTTGCGCACCTTCGCTGTCGTGGTCGAGGCGAGCGCCTTGCGAACCAGTTCCGACACCACCTGGCCGGCCGAAATTCCACGGGCGGCGCCAATCTCTTTCGCCGCCTGCAATACGTCCAGTTCGAGATCCAGGGTCGTCCTCATGCATCAATCATCACGCATCACGCATCACGCGGTCAAGGACCCGTTCGGTTGAGCCGCTACAATGGGAACATGTTGCGAAGAGGGGCCATGGTCGCCACCGGCATTGCTCTCGCCGTCGTCCTGGCGGGCGCGCAGGAGCAGGCGCCCAACCGGCGCGAGTTCACCATCGTTGCGAAGGACCACGTCTTCACGCCCAACAAGCTGGAAGTGTCACAGGACGACCTGGTCAAGATCACGCTGAAAAGCGAGGACCGCCCCACCAGCTTCGCGATCGACGCCTACCGCATCGTCAAGCGCGCCGGCGGCGGCTTGTCGACGACGTTCGAGTTCCGCGCCGACCGGGCGGGCACCTTCACGTTCTACTGCAACCTGACCAAGGATCCGGGCTGCGAGGACATGACGGGCACGCTGGTCGTCAAGGCGCGATAAGACGCCGGGTTGATTTTCGCGCGCGCCGAGGAAAATCAACCCGGCGTCTTTATTTCCTGGGGAACTTGTCGGGATTGTCGGTGAAGAGCGCGTCCACACCGAGCGTGTAGAGGTAGTGGTGCATCTCGGCCGTCACGTCCTTGAACGTGCCGGTGTCGGACGAGCGGAAGGTGTAGGGTGTGACCGACATGCCCTCGGCGTGCGCCCACTTCACGAAGTCTGGGTTCTTCAGCACGATTTGCTTCGCCGGGCCGAAGCCCTGCACGATGCCCTTCCAGGCCTTGACCTGCGCCGCGGTTTGGAACCCCTCGGCATTGCCGAGCAGCAGGGCCACCGGCACGCCGATCTTGATTTCGGCCAGCCGCCGCGCAGTGTCCTGCCCGAACGTCTGCAGGATGACCGGCGTCTTCGGGTCCGCCTTGGGCCCGCGCAGGCCGTGCTTGTCGAGCGCAGCCGCCACCAGCTCCTCGAACTTCACGTTGCGGCCGGCGTAAATCTCCGGGGTCTTCAACTCTGGGAAAATCCCAGCCTTGCCGCGAATGGCGGCAATGGCTTCGTCAAAGGTCGGGACCTTTTCGCCGGCAAACTTCTTGTCGAACCACGAACCGGCGTCGAGGGTCTTGATCTCGGCCAGGGTGAAGTCGTTGGCCAGCCACGCCTTTCGGGTCTTGCCCTCGATGGTGTGGGTGCTGACGCGGTCGGGGAACAGCTCTTCGACGTTGGTGGTTCGCTCGAGGCTGGCATCGTGCAGGCAGATCAGCACGCCGTCTTTGGTGACGGCCAGGTCCTGCTCGACGTAGTCAGCCCCCTGCTCGATGGCCAGGCGGTAGGCGGTCAGGGTGTGTTCCGGGGCGTAGGCCGAAGCGCCGCGGTGCGCGACCGACGTCTTCTTCGTATACTGCGCCGAGCCGGTCGCGGTCATGAGCAGGGTGATGACTCCGAGGGCGATTATCCGGCTAAAGCCGGACTCCACAGGCGCAAAAAACCTAGACTGCATTCTGATCTCCTCGAGCGAACGCCCGCGCCGCCTCGATGCGCTCGCGGATGGGCGGGTGGGAATAGAAGATCCACCGCACCAGCGCGGATGGATACTCCTCTGCCAGATTCTGCTGCGACAGCCGCTTCATCGCCGTGACGAACGCGTCAACATTGCGTGTCGTGTCGAGGGCGTAACGGTCGGCCGCCCGTTCCTGGGCCCGCGACAGGGCGTTGACGAGCGGCAACATCAGGAACGACCAGGCGCCGGCCACCAGCATCAGCAGCGGCAGCGCCGCCGGATCCGACAGGCCGCGAAACCCGGCCGGGTCGGCGACGCGCCGCAACACCAGGTCGGCCACGAAGAAGCCGCCGAACAGCAACAACGTTTGGACGGCGATCCCCCGCCACAAGTCGCGATGCACATGGTGCGCCAGCTCGTGAGCGAGAATGACCTCGATCTCGTCCTCGGAATAGTCCGCCAGCAGCGTGTCGGACACGAGGATCCGGCGTGTCTGCCCCATGCCGGCCAGTGCCGCGTTGGCCTTCTTCGTGTGGCCGCTCAGCACCCACTCGAACACGCCGACGACATCCGTGCGAGCCCTTTCGGCCAGGGCCAGCAGCCGCGCCGCGAGCGCCGGCTGCTCGAGCGGCTTGAACTTGTAGAACATCGGCAGCAACACCACCGGCGCAAGCCGCGCCAGCACCACGACCCCGGCTGCGAATACGACCGCCGACATCCACCACCAGTGATCCGGCCAGTTGCGCAAGGCGCTGAACACGACCGACGAGCCAAGCACGGCCACGCCGGTGCCGAGCAGCACGCCCTTGCCCTGGTCCGACAGCCAGTGACCGGTGGACTGCGTGGACAAGCCGTATTCGTGCTC is a window encoding:
- a CDS encoding CopG family transcriptional regulator; amino-acid sequence: MRTTLDLELDVLQAAKEIGAARGISAGQVVSELVRKALASTTTAKVRNGVPLLGRKAGSPPLTMAAVNRLRDE
- a CDS encoding M48 family metalloprotease — its product is MNEDKATRYHRLRRRADLLGSAAAGLVLLGLTVSGGGHRLRELAAAISQWVPENLNDAVMVILLTVLVMLILQSLELPFAFYQGYRLEHEYGLSTQSTGHWLSDQGKGVLLGTGVAVLGSSVVFSALRNWPDHWWWMSAVVFAAGVVVLARLAPVVLLPMFYKFKPLEQPALAARLLALAERARTDVVGVFEWVLSGHTKKANAALAGMGQTRRILVSDTLLADYSEDEIEVILAHELAHHVHRDLWRGIAVQTLLLFGGFFVADLVLRRVADPAGFRGLSDPAALPLLMLVAGAWSFLMLPLVNALSRAQERAADRYALDTTRNVDAFVTAMKRLSQQNLAEEYPSALVRWIFYSHPPIRERIEAARAFARGDQNAV
- a CDS encoding glycerophosphodiester phosphodiesterase family protein — its product is MQSRFFAPVESGFSRIIALGVITLLMTATGSAQYTKKTSVAHRGASAYAPEHTLTAYRLAIEQGADYVEQDLAVTKDGVLICLHDASLERTTNVEELFPDRVSTHTIEGKTRKAWLANDFTLAEIKTLDAGSWFDKKFAGEKVPTFDEAIAAIRGKAGIFPELKTPEIYAGRNVKFEELVAAALDKHGLRGPKADPKTPVILQTFGQDTARRLAEIKIGVPVALLLGNAEGFQTAAQVKAWKGIVQGFGPAKQIVLKNPDFVKWAHAEGMSVTPYTFRSSDTGTFKDVTAEMHHYLYTLGVDALFTDNPDKFPRK
- a CDS encoding cupredoxin domain-containing protein — encoded protein: MLRRGAMVATGIALAVVLAGAQEQAPNRREFTIVAKDHVFTPNKLEVSQDDLVKITLKSEDRPTSFAIDAYRIVKRAGGGLSTTFEFRADRAGTFTFYCNLTKDPGCEDMTGTLVVKAR